A portion of the Piscirickettsia litoralis genome contains these proteins:
- a CDS encoding transposase: MKRSKLTESQIVAMLNEGEAGIKVEDICRQYGIAKSSYYKLRSKYQGIGVSELKRLKELEDENRRLKQMYADISLT; encoded by the coding sequence ATGAAACGATCAAAGCTAACAGAATCACAGATTGTAGCGATGCTCAACGAAGGCGAAGCAGGCATCAAAGTTGAGGATATCTGTCGCCAATATGGTATCGCTAAGAGCAGCTATTATAAACTGAGATCTAAATATCAAGGCATAGGGGTTTCAGAGCTTAAGCGCTTAAAAGAGCTTGAAGACGAAAACCGTCGCTTGAAGCAGATGTACGCTGATATTAGCTTAACGTGA
- a CDS encoding Fic family protein, with protein MEKTILKQTSSIVNALGDNPLYKKTRDYLLNENSPHLIKRYMFSLIGSPLYDFYEHLKIKNAKSSLYSLYHGLYPEPQYDISHGEKIWNNIKLITRTTYAGRLSKRNDVITTNVRGDNLKELLIEAIKFLYGETNGYSSNEVNISKFERICSFIQIVNTLHPLTDGNGRTFVVALQNILLALNGFPFTMHYELGRATGLGGLIPAPNSEYANEIAYGCLVRRRFDSIRGMENKLNFLKNYSLYLGRVRTRQSFFL; from the coding sequence TTGGAAAAAACAATATTGAAGCAAACTAGTAGCATAGTGAATGCATTAGGGGATAATCCACTATATAAGAAAACTAGAGATTACCTATTAAATGAGAACTCTCCTCATTTAATAAAAAGATATATGTTTTCTCTTATTGGAAGTCCTCTTTATGATTTTTATGAGCATCTAAAAATTAAAAATGCAAAATCTTCCTTATATTCTTTATATCATGGGCTATACCCGGAGCCTCAGTATGACATTTCACATGGTGAAAAGATTTGGAATAACATTAAATTAATTACACGTACTACCTATGCTGGTCGCTTATCTAAGAGGAATGATGTTATAACTACAAATGTCAGGGGGGACAACTTAAAAGAATTGCTTATAGAAGCCATTAAATTTTTGTATGGCGAAACAAATGGTTACTCAAGTAATGAGGTTAACATATCAAAATTTGAACGAATTTGTTCTTTTATTCAGATTGTTAATACGCTTCACCCTTTAACTGACGGAAATGGTAGAACGTTTGTTGTCGCTTTACAAAATATTCTTTTAGCTTTAAATGGATTTCCATTCACTATGCATTATGAGCTTGGTAGGGCTACTGGCCTGGGTGGATTGATACCAGCACCCAACTCAGAATATGCTAATGAAATCGCTTATGGTTGTCTTGTAAGGCGAAGATTTGACTCTATAAGAGGTATGGAGAATAAGTTAAATTTTTTGAAAAATTATAGCCTTTATTTGGGGAGAGTCAGAACCCGGCAGTCCTTTTTTCTCTGA